The window GCTCGCTGGCTCAGCCCGAGGCGGCTACGGCTGCGCCGCGCAGGTAAAGTGAAGGCAGGAAGGTTGTCGGACACGCTAGCGCTTCGGTAACCTTCCTGCCGCCCCAACCCTCTTCCCTTGCCGGTTCCTAATGGAGTATTATCATACAAAAGGGGACATACCATGTGCGGACGTTTCACGCTCACACAACCGGAGGCGGTCGCGCAAAGGTTCGGAGTGCAGGTCGCTCTGCTCGAGTTTCCGCCGCGATATAATATCGCGCCGTCGCAGCCGGTGGCGGTCATCATGCAAAACGGCGAACGCAGACTGGAAGCCTGTCGCTGGGGGCTCGTGCCTTTTTGGGCGAAGGACCCTGAGATTGGCAACCGGCTGATTAACGCCCGTGCGGAGACCCTGGCAGAGAAACCCGCGTTCAAATACTCGCTGGTACGGCGCAGGTGTCTCATACCCGCCGACGGGTTCTACGAATGGCGTAAAGAGGGCAATCGTCGCGTGCCGGTCTATATCCGACGGCGCGATGGGGAGATCTTTGCCTTCGCGGGGCTTTGGGACGAATGGCAATCGCCTGACGGCTCGCCCCTGCGCACCTGCACCATCATCACCACCGAGCCAAACGCGCTCATCGCCCCCATTCATGACCGCATGCCCGCCATCCTGACGCCCGAGCACGAAGCGACGTGGCTGGACGGGTCCCTGAAAGACCCCGCGCGACTGCTCACGCTGTTGCAGCCCTATCCCGAGCGGGAACTGGAGGCGTTCGCCGTCTCTTTTCGGGTAAACAA of the Bacillota bacterium genome contains:
- a CDS encoding SOS response-associated peptidase, with amino-acid sequence MCGRFTLTQPEAVAQRFGVQVALLEFPPRYNIAPSQPVAVIMQNGERRLEACRWGLVPFWAKDPEIGNRLINARAETLAEKPAFKYSLVRRRCLIPADGFYEWRKEGNRRVPVYIRRRDGEIFAFAGLWDEWQSPDGSPLRTCTIITTEPNALIAPIHDRMPAILTPEHEATWLDGSLKDPARLLTLLQPYPERELEAFAVSFRVNNPNHDDPQCIQPV